The Antechinus flavipes isolate AdamAnt ecotype Samford, QLD, Australia chromosome X, AdamAnt_v2, whole genome shotgun sequence DNA window CAATGGACGGCTTCATTTGCCAGTAAAAGTGCTCCGAGCCCCTTGAGCCCCACGGGTCGGGGGCCAGGGAGATTCGGAGAAGCCCTGGGACGGGAGGGAGGCGCGCCCCACCCAAAACAAGCCTCCGGTTTGCGCTTAGCTCGGCACTCTCCCTTTGAGCTTCCTCTCATAGGGCTTTATTTTGCCAAGCAGCAGAAAGCAAGGGATGaccggggggcgggggggggggagccCAGAAAGACTCCGACAAGATTTCAAAGTTCTCGGGGTTCACGGGAGGGGGACGATTCACAGGAGTCTCTGAGCTTCAATGGAGCTGCTcgtttccccctttcccttttgaaAGCAGCTCCGTTAGACTCCCCACTGGGACCCTCGTCTCCCAGGGGAGAGGCGACATTTCGGGCGGTGAGCAGCCGGAGGCCGggctccccccacctcccccccgACTCGGGGAGCGCTTCGTGGGCCTTTTCTGCGCCCAGTACCGAGGGCTCTTCCATTCGCACTTGGAAGGGAGCGCGAGGCGGCCGGTCTCCCCTCTACCCCCGCCCCACAAACGTTCTTCAAGGCCGGGCAGAGCAGTGCTTTCCGTCTCTTCCGCAGGCGAATGTTCCCTTCCGTTCGCGTCAAGGTGAAGGGGCTGGACCCCGCCAAACAGTATTACATCGCCATCGACGTGGTGCCGGTGGACTCCAAAAGATACAGGTAAAGGCCGGGGGCTGGCACCCAGCGCCATCGCAAGCCGGGCGCGCTGCACGCCCAGCGCTCCCCAACAGTCACACTTTTCCTCGGGAAGCTTTGGGGCGCTTTCCAACCGGGCAACTCCACGGAGTCCCATCCGCTCGGGCTGGGTTTGCTTTGAGCTCTCTTGTGCCGAGAGGAGGGAATGGGATCCCGGCTACTTCCTCGGCCGTCAGGTAGAGGACCGGCTCCCTCTCTGGGTGCAGCCGGGGCCCACGTGGTCCTTGGCTGCCATCCCGAAGCTTCGGGCGTCATGTGTCCTCGGAGCCGAGTCTCCCACCTTCCGGCCACGGGAATCGGGCGCCGTCCTTTCCTTTACCCGGCGGTTCCCGGGTCATGGGGAAGTCTAGGGCCCTTTCAGACCAAGACATTCTAAGGGCACAGCTGGGGTTGCCGAGAGGAACAGGTTTCCCTCTGGGGCTGGCTTGACCCCGCCGACCCTAAGCTGTGCGCCTCCAAAGCGTGGCCCCCAACCGGCCCAGGTGAGGGGAACGGGGAAAGCGCAAGTCGACCAGGTAGCTGGGGACCGGGGTGGGGGGGGTGAGGTGGAGGAGGGAGGCAGTCTGCAAACAGAAACAGCTGTTTGCTTTTGCTCCCGCTGCCTGGAGTGTTTGGGGAGCCTGCCGCACATCTGTATAACGTCTGGATTGGAAACGTGCCCTGAGTCGCCCCATCGTCTCTGGAGGTGGAGAGGGACAGAATGCGGGAGGCTCGGGGCTCCCGGGGTCCCTCTCGAACTAGCATAGAGCTAGAACCCCGAGCAGGCAAGCCGAGAGCGTTTGCCAGCCCTGGCTTTCCCAGCTGAAGCGGGGAGGGATGCTCCCCGGGCTCAGGGCTTCCGAGGCGGCCTAGATCAGGTTCTCCTGCGGTGGCTTCCAGGAAATCCCAACCAGACTCCGGGAAATCCCCCGCCGCTTCCCCGGCGCGGGCTTCACGGTGCGGCCCGACGAGCCCAGAATCCTCCAAGTTCGCTCGCCACTCCCGCCCGCGGGGGACCGAGGGGCTTCCTCTGGCGGGCCTGCGTCGggcccttcttccctccccacggCTCCCCTTCCACGTTGCAGATACGTGTACCACAGCTCCCAGTGGATGGTGGCCGGGAACACGGACCACTCTTGCATCACTCCCAGGCTCTACATCCACCCAGACTCCCCCTGCTCCGGAGAGACCTGGATGAGGCAGATCGTCAGCTTTGATCGCGTCAAACTCACCAACAATGAGATGGACGACAAAGGACATGTAGGTGTGCACTCGGGCCACTGGCCAccgtggggggtggggaggagagacagagataggaagaCTAAGAGGGAAATGGGGGCGAGGGATGAGCCcccttctcctgactccaggctgccCTAATGCTAGAAAGGCAAAGCAGAGGCTGCCTGCCCCTGAGGCTTCGGCGCCTCGGCCCCTCTCCCGGACCCCTTTGGCTGCTGGGTGTGAGTGTGGATTAAGAGAGAGAGGACCCCGAAGGATCAGGCCCTAACTCCCGAAGACTGCAGAGAGGGAGGCTGTCCCTTCCGCCAGCATATAGATGGCTGCTGGGTCCCTTGGGCTGGAGCACCTAGGGAAGGATTATGGGAAATCCCATTCTCCTGCACCACCAAGGTGGGGGGCAGTACACGGGAGGGCCCCTTTTCCCCCAAGCAGCCGAGCTTTCCGGGGCTCTCCCCTCGTTTTCTTCCTCCGACTAACGGAAAAGAGGCCCGGGCCGAGCGACAGGGCTGCCCGAAGAGCGCGGGCCATCGGCACTTTCCCTCCCGGGCCTGGAAATCGCACGGGGGGCTGGAGGCGTCGCTCCTTCCCGGGCAGCTCAGGCCTGCTTGGGGCACGCGAAGGGAGCCCCGGCGCCCCTGCAGCCCAACCCCAGCCGCAGCACAGGAGTTCAAAGGCACGCAGCCGGGGACTAGCTGATTCTTTCGAGGGCCTCGGGGCTGCGGCCGCCTAGTTGGAAAGGCCTCGGCCTCTCAGTGCCCGACCCCCGCTGACCCGGCGGACTCCCTCCGCCTCCCTCCACCCCAGATTATCCTGCAGTCCATGCACAAGTACAAACCTCGAGTGCACGTCATCGTGCAAGACAGCCGCTTCGACCTCGCCCAAATCCAGTCGTTGCCGGCGGAAGGGGTCCAGACGTTCTCCTTCCCAGAAACGGAATTCACCACGGTGACGGCCTACCAAAACCAGCAGGTAAGGCAGGCCGAGTCCCGGGCCCAGAGCGGGCGGGCCGAGCAACGCCGGGCCCTTGGGCTCCGAGGAGACGCTGTTGGGCTCTCGCGCGCCGAGTCAGCCTCAAGGAAGCCTGAGAACAATGCAGGGAAAGGGGGCGCCCAGGTCCGGGCTTCCTCTACCCCTCTTACTCAGAACATCTATTCGcacccccccttccctcctcctctgctGTCTCCCCAGATCACCAAGCTGAAAATAGATCGAAACCCTTTTGCCAAAGGATTTCGAGATCCCGGAAGAAACAGGTAAGCAAAGCCATTAGCTGTGGTAGGGACTAAGGGACCGAATGACATTTCTTTCCAGCAAGGAGCTAGCTGGAAAAGGTATTCACCCGGGGAAGGACAAGAAATGGGGAGATTCTGGCCCAAATCTAGAATCGCCTTCAAAACTGAGGCGCGGGAGGGACGGAGAAATCCCTGGAACTCATCTTTTGCCGGAAACGCACAAAGGGCACCGACCGTTTCGTTTCCCTCGCCCAGGGGCGTCTTGGACGGACTTTTAGAGACCTATCCGTGGAGGCCGCCTCTCACCCTGGACTTCAAAACCTTTGGGGCCGAAACACAAAGTAAGTACGCTTCTAACCTGCAGTTTCTGTGCAGAATTTGGCGCTGTCTCCCAAGCTTGGATGAGCCTGGTCCGTTTCAAGAAATTACATCTGTTAGGTCGATTAGATTGGGTTTTTTTGTTccgttttttgttttgttttgttttgttttttggggggggattggTTTGGGAATTTTTTTGGTTATCCACATCATCAGCATATGAATCTCCCAGTGTGGAAACTCTGCTAATGCAGACCAGCAACTTGCCTATAATTTATAGTGACAGAGTTACATGGGGcactgagattaagtgacctgcccaggatcactcagccaGCAGGGGTCAGAGGCTGGACTTGAAGCTAACTCCAAGACTTTTTTCTCTCCACTGTGCTACCCTGTCTCTTGGATCAAGTCTTAATAGGTtttggattgttttgtttttgtttttgttttttgcttgtttcggtttttttttttttttttgtggggggagatttggtggaaagggaaggggttttttaaatgctaaagagGGATAAAATTTAGAGCCAAATAATTCTATGTTGAATGAATGCACTTTGCCGATGAGAAAAGtgtgaaaggaaaggggaaaaaaaaaaggaatggcagGATCTCAGTGCTCAGTGCTGATCTTGACCACTTCCTGACCTTCTTTGGGTGCTCTGCCAGGCATGGCACGGGTAAAGAATAGGACACATTTAGGAATATTTTGGGATTGATGTGCAAAACGGGCCACAGCGCTTTTTGCAACATTGGCAAGCCTCCTAGATCTTACTTTCATTTTGTTGAGGCAGAGGGGCAGGGAGGaactttcaaagaaattaaaaagaaaaaagataggcACTTTTGCATGTCATTCGATAGAATCCTCCCAGGATGCTTAGGGTTTTAGTGGAACGCCTTTTTGCCAGTCAGTGAAAGACATTTTCCTAGCGACTTTGGGAAAATGGGAACTGCAAATAAGAACTCTGATTTTAGCgtttggggaagggaagggtcGGGAAGCCGGGGTGCTGACTTCAAGGCCTTCAGGAAATGTTGACTTTTCTGTTCCCGATTTTGAATGCTTTTAGGAAAAGGCTTAGCACAGCgcttggcacttagtaggtgcttaaaaaccTCTTGTTCTCTCAGTGAAAAGACAATCAACATGCTTATATTCATTATATGTGCAGAACAGTTTATCTCCCAAAGTTTAGAGGGAATTGAGAAATGTAGCTGACataggtttgcaaaatgtttcctATCCCGGATAATGGTTAATTATGACACTGAGTAAAGTGTCAGATTGGAAAAATGTGTGTAATCTGTTTCAGGACCTGAGAGGATTTAACACAGTGTCACTGACCCTAAGAGCACCTAGAAAATAACTGTctgactaaaattattttttagcttttctaaagggaagaaagaaaagagatgttCCCAGTTATTTACTCCACCTAAAAGCTCAAGGCAAAGTTCTTAATAGTCAGCAAACAGTGGTGGATGCTGAGACCCATTTAGTGACAATTCTGACATTTTGCAAAGTTGTGTAATCAGGCAATAAACAAGTTTTCCGTTTTCTGACTTGGGCTATTACCAGTCATGTTAACCACGGCTGATGTGAGATTTCTGGCAGAAGATAGATCTCAGGGAATCTCTGCTGGTTTTCTCAGGATCCATGAAGAGATTTTAGGGGTTCCATAAACTTGGAGGAAAAAAcagttatatgtattttttcaatGCAATTGATTTCCTGTGTGATTCTACTATTTTACTATATGCATTTAAAGAACACTTAGATTTATTATCAAGAAAATCATTCAAATGATTTTTTGGAGGAATCCATAGGTTTCACTAGCAAACTAAAGGGAtctatgatacaaaaaaggttaagaaacctTCTTCTCAGGTGATGTCACCAAAGCCATCACTTGTGGGACCCCCATTTATTTCAGTGGCTAGTGGGGCCTGACCAATCCTAATCTACAGATCACTTTCACTGACTTGTATTCTGTAGGGTAGTGTGGCCATTTGAAGGCTAAGCCTGGCTAGTACTTTCTAAACAGGATAGCACACAaggagacaaaaacaaacaaaaaacaaaattaaacaagcCTCTCCAAATTATTAAAATAGCAATGCTTCTCCTTCACTGAGGGAATGTGTGTTGTATTacagtttccctattttttttaaactcacaaTTAGTCTCAAGAttgtgacaaaaaagaaacattctatttctttgagttttttttttctttctgttatcaTATCAGAACTTATGAGTGGAAGTAACTGTCAAGTTGTGGTTAAGGATATGTCTAGACATACAAGGGTGTGGAGGTCTGGGAGAAACCTGATTCAGATCAATAACTGGTCATGATTGAATTCAaacttattttgttgtttgagtgttctgaaatattttgtttaatatccATGTGTGTAGACTGGCCTAAAACTTCCTAAATCTACTAAGTTACACAACTGGGAGATCATGGTGCAACTTAACCGAACAGAAAGGCCTCCTTGCTCTTTTGTGTTCTGTAACAGCAACGTGTCTTTACTTTTGGGTGTAAGTCACTTTTGGGGACAGAAAACCTGCTCGTGGGAAATGCAGTGCCATCATTTTGAAGCAAATATGAACTGAACATGCTTGGTTTtagaaaataacataataatCAAATAGAACAGTGGCCTTACCTTTCACATGtttgaggcaaataagatttaTCCAGTAGGTTTGATATTTATGAGACGTCCAAACCAGCTGTCATTTGGGGCCAGTACCTTTCTAAACAATTTGCTGatccactggaaaaagaaatcaagctaGTTATAATCTGAATTAAAAACTCTCTTCCCCTTCGGCACACTTGACCTATGAGTCCTAATAGAATTCTGCTGGGACTCCTAGCATCAACAGAAGTTGAGGGCTTAGAAAGCAGGTGCTAGAGTCATCTAGTCTCACTCCCTCACTACCGATTGAGGAACTGATTACCAAAAGAGGGAAGTGACTTAGCCAACGTCACCAAGTAGAAGAGGTAGGGCCAGATTTTGAACTTAggccctctgattccaaatctctGCCCTGTGCCAGCTCCTTCCCAGAATGGGAGCGTAAACATAAAGCACGTTCATAAAAGCCAGCCGGGGCTTCCCAGGGATCCATATTTTCACAACTTTTGTCACCCTCAGGTGGAAGCAGCAGTGGCTCCTCCCCAGTGACCTCCAATGGTGGGCCTCCCTCTCCTCTGaactccttcctttctccacctTGCTCACCACCTACATTTCATCTATCATCCGGCACTCTTGGAATGCCCTGTTCCGAAACCTACTTACACAACTTCAGCTTGCCTCTTTGCTACAAGATTTGCCCAAGCAATCTTTTGAGAACACCACCTCTTGTGTTTCCCACTCCTGAAAAGCCTGGAAGCACCAATCCTCATTCTCTGCCTCCTTTCATGATGGAGGTTCCCATGTTATCCTCTCTAGGAATCCCCAACTTGAAAAACAGCAAAGCTGAAGACTTAAGTGGGCAGTGTCTGCAAATGCCCCATCCTGCCAATCCAACACTGTATGGGTTACACGCGCCTGCAAATGTGTTCCCATCGACTCCTATTGCCCGAGAAGCCTTTGGTTGTTCTTTACATCCTTCCTATGGCTTTTATGGCTATAATTTCCCCATGCCATCCAGACTGATGAATGCAGCCAGCCATTTCCGAGTGAGCCACGGCATTCCAGCTTCCTATCGAGATGGCAGATGCAACCACTCTCACTGGCATCCGACAATTAACCACTGCCTCTAACGTAATTTTACAAGTTCAGAGAAGGACACATCCTTATTTGGGAGGGCACCATCAACAAAAGCTGATGAAAAGGAGCTTGATACATCAGTGCTACATTGTTAGAAGCCATTGCTCTCCTGAAGTTCCTTCCCCCAAAGGGATCGGATGACTATTTCATACTTTACAACAGCATGGGGAACCATCCCAGCTGGAAGACCTACGTAATCATTTACGCAGGccatgatgagctgaaagctgtgcaacaacctcccactgcttgggTTCTATAAATTGATCATTTTGTACGGCCTATGAATATGTATAGCAGAAAGAAGATTCCCCACCCTTGCTTAAAAGTAAacactccagagaaagaaatttgaagaaataaCACAGGATTTTCAAAGGTGACTTTAGGAGATGGAAAACTGCTTTCTACTCCATGAACTGGACTATGTGTGTTCCATCGATCCCCACTTACACTAGAACTGTACCTGCCTTTTGCCCCACCCCCAGCTTTTTCCCACAGCAAGTTCTGTCTCCTTCCCCAAAAGGATTTACTTCTCACTGTGTGCAGTATAGAGCAAAGGCCTTTACCCGCGATGACCTCTGTGGCCACTCTGGAAGGGGATTCGACTGTCCTTGCAAACCATTCATTTGCACTCCCTGCTAACAAGCTCAATGCGAAGGGACAAACAAGGACAAAAAGCTTTAGACTTTTCATGAAACTCTGTAGCTGCTCCCTTTAATTACCTTGACGATAAAATCTGAACATTTAATGCTGAAGGAAAGCAAgataaatgaaaagcaaaagcCTCTGAAATAGATCTGATGTTtggtttccttttatttgtttgggAATCATTCCGACATGAAGCCTGTTTACTTGCCCTTAACTCACTTGCTATCTTAGACAGActcttgccaaaaagaaaaaaaaaagaagtgactgAAGTTCTCCATGAAGAAGAATGAGGGAGTCTGAGTGAAGGGAGGGATGAAGACATTTGAGCCCACAGATATGAAAATGGCATGAAATTGGTTGAAATAGACTAGATAAAAGTAATAACATAAAAAGagtgtaaataatatatattcatcTTAAGCTTAGGAATCTTGCATTTCTCCCCTTATGTGATCTTAAAACACCTTTCATAGACATGTTGAAAGAAATATATGGATAATCTGTCAAATGGGATGTAAAGACAAATCCAATTCTGCTTTCGCATGGCACTAGATCTAGTCACTTTATTAAGGAGAGGCCCTTGAATGGACCTgctatgactttgaacaagtccttctctctcctcccattcCCAACTTACTCAGCAAACTTGAACtagacatttttgttgttgttcagtcttttcaatcatgtccaattattcgtgaccccatttggggttttcttagcaaagagattggaggggtttgctatttccttttctagctcatcttacagaggaggaaactgaggcagaatgaagtgaattgcccaggatcacatcaATGACTTTTATTTCATTGTTACTCTTTCCCAAATATACATCTAATGTGGAAGTACATTCCAAAAAACTCTATTGCAACTTTTACTTTTGGAtggggatgggatggggaggaagaagtCAGACTACTGTGGTACTGAAATCAAATACTCAAGTCATCTGAGAAGAATTCATATTTGGTGCCTAGACAAATGTTGTATCTGCGCTAAGGTGTTATCCAGTTGTGTCccattctttatgatcccatttggggttttcctggaagAGATAccggagtagtttgccatttctttctccagctccttttatagaggaggaggccgaggcaaacagggtgaagtgatttgtctggggtcacacatctaatatctcgggccagatttgaactcaggaagatgagtctttttggcTTCAGGCTTGGTGTTTTATCCCtgtcaactagctgccccctatgCTAAGGCAGATGCTATAATACAGGCTGGGATCAGAAGCCATTCAGACAAGGCTTTGAGAATCCAGGATTTAAAATGTACAAATGCATTTCATTTCTCTATACCCCAGAGGGGGGAATTGTTATTGGACTGATTGTTAACTGAGGAAAATCTTATGAATCCCTGACACACAGACAACCCTGGGAGTATGATGACCCCGGGCCCAAGGGATCATATCAAGACCATCAGGCATCACTGAGAGAAGGTATTTATTTAACTGAAGGACAAACTAAATGATTCTGAAAAGCTCTGGCTTCCTTTCCAGGGGTGGAGGGGAGAGCGGGAGGTACTACACGGTTTGCTGAGTTGAATTACCCAGAGAAAACTTTTTAATAATTGCCTTCATTgaaacaagaagagaaaagggcAGCATCGTCCAGGTTAAGGGCGGTAGGTTAACTTTTCATTTCTGGCATTTCATGGTTTATTATATCACAGGGCCATAGTATTTAGAATTGGCAATGACTCAGTTCTCACTTAGCCTCACTTTACATTTAGCcattttacatatagggaaaATGAGGTTCCAGGAAGGGAAGTAACCCAgcgaaagattttaaaagatcatagGAAGATGACCTTGAGAGACTGTCAAGCCAGCTGCCTCCTCTGAGCAGGCAGAAAAACTTAGCAGCTGCTCCTGTTCAGAAGTGCCTTGTATATAGCAGGTGCATAATAAAGACTTATTGATTTGAATTCTctcttcctggatttttttttctgtttcccagcaatgatcccttcctcctcctctcactTTTAATCAGTTGCGATATCAGTGTATACTTCAGGAAACAATGACTTCCTTTGGAAGTGTCATTGCCACAACACAGAAACTGGGCTTGTTTGGGAAATTCAGCATCCAGCTGACTTTAGCCTCACAATCTAACCATCAAATATCTCGCCCCGAATAGCAAAGCCAGATTGATTCAGATAATATCAGATATGTGGATATATCCATATGGACCAATTGGACCATCGCTCTTCTTGggtggaaaaatgaaaataaagaaaacaacctTAATCCCTCTCTCAAAGGAGTGAAGTTAACACTCTTCCACCCTTCTGTTTAAATTACCTGCTTTATTCAGTTGAGTATATCACCAACATTCTCCTTCTGAAACTGAGTTGGTTAAAGGACTTGATCAAAATAAACCTAGGGAAGAAATGTTTTCCTTTAGAGCTATAATAACTCAGGCATGGAGCTGGGAAATAAACAGACAAATGAATTAGCTACGCAGCTTTTGGCCCAATTCAGATTTGTGATGAGAATGGTTAATTAGTACATGTTAAAGGCCTCAGACCCTTTGGGTCAGTTGAACACTGACCCAAAGTGGCCAGATCCCTTTTGGAAAGCTAAAACTTGAAAGCACCCCAAGCCCAATAACATGACTTCTCTTCGTCATGTTGTAAGCATCAAGATAATTGTTTCAAAGTGGAGAGATGCCTCCTTTCTTTATTGTTGAGAAGGTAGATGTTTAGGACACTCCTGATAGTTAGGGTGACACAGATGGGCCCTGGGAAGGACATAACTTCATTCTTGTTTTATGGGGCTGAAGCTGGTCTGGGCAGCTCCGAAGATATGAACAATTAGGATCTTTGAGTGATGAGTCAATGAATTGTGACCGCAATGATCAGAACCCAACACGCTGACAACTTGATGAGGTGCCAACAGTGGATAAAGACAATTGTTGGCGATGGGTGCCATGAAAAGATTTgagctttttctacttctttatttATCTTAGAATCATTTATAGTGAGCATCGTGGAGTAGTAGGTAGGGGAACTCACACAAATTCATCAACTTATATATTTTATGGGTGCTACTGGCATTGATGTTAAGGTGAAACATTCCTGAAATCTTGTCGTGTCTAAATGTTTACTATTTAACAAATGAATCTACAAACACATGTATGGAAAGCTTAGTTGCCTCAATATGAGTCATACATCTGTACGTGTCAGTAAGCTCAATTGTAATGAAGACACAATCACTAAAGGGCCACTTTATCATATCTCGATACACTATCCGATGAATTCCACATGCTATCTCAATAACAACTAGTTCATCTTTTGTTTGTTCAGAAAATTCACACCGAGTTGCTTTATTTTCTCCTAATTCCCTAAAAATGTTGTGTTATAAAGCTACGAGCTTGTCATATCCTTATGTTCTTGATTGTGTGGGAAAAGCAGATTTACATAGTATCTAACATAAAAATGGTGCACATTACATAAGGCTATAAGATgagcaaaacactttccatatacTACCTCAGTTAAAACCCAGGAGTTAAGTGctatttttacagatgactaaactgaggctcagagaggctgAGTAACtgctccagggtcacacagctagtacacgtgtgagacaggatttaaaactatgtcttcctgactccaagtacagCGCTCTCTCCATATATCATGCTACCTCCCACTCACACGTAATCACCGCTGGCACCATTACTACTTCTTTTAACAGCTAATCTTTTGTACGTTAGGCTTGCAAAATTCTTTCCATGTTATCTAGTTTgatctcacaataatcctgtgtgATTGATGCTCCtagtatccctattttacaaataaggaaactgaggctgagttaTCAAATGACCTTTACAGGAGATAGAGCTAGCGAGTATGTGATGCAAGATTGGAACCGGTGGCTTCCCGTTCCAAATCTCACACACTTGTGCTGGCTGCAGCTTCCTGACACACGCTTGTAAGCAGAATTGTAACTAAGAATCCAGGTCCCCGAGGCAAACTCAGTTGAGTGGAGAAAGTATGTGGAGGAAGGAACCATCTTTCAGACAACTTACCCTATGCCCTCACAGGAATTTCTTTTGGGGgtgaggtggggaggggaggtagGAGTAAAGGAAGAAGGGTGATGGGACAGACAAGTTAAAGGGCCCTGTACCTCAGATAGAGGCAAAATCACAAGGAGAGAAGGGATTGC harbors:
- the TBX22 gene encoding T-box transcription factor TBX22, encoding MALSSRAHAFSVEALVGRSTKRKLRDLRDEQPAQDLLEKGEEEEEEEEEEEEDEDREAGMARKVEESEKRAKAEASMAAFSGGPEGTEERENVQAELQGSELWQRFHEIGTEMIITKAGRRMFPSVRVKVKGLDPAKQYYIAIDVVPVDSKRYRYVYHSSQWMVAGNTDHSCITPRLYIHPDSPCSGETWMRQIVSFDRVKLTNNEMDDKGHIILQSMHKYKPRVHVIVQDSRFDLAQIQSLPAEGVQTFSFPETEFTTVTAYQNQQITKLKIDRNPFAKGFRDPGRNRGVLDGLLETYPWRPPLTLDFKTFGAETQSGSSSGSSPVTSNGGPPSPLNSFLSPPCSPPTFHLSSGTLGMPCSETYLHNFSLPLCYKICPSNLLRTPPLVFPTPEKPGSTNPHSLPPFMMEVPMLSSLGIPNLKNSKAEDLSGQCLQMPHPANPTLYGLHAPANVFPSTPIAREAFGCSLHPSYGFYGYNFPMPSRLMNAASHFRVSHGIPASYRDGRCNHSHWHPTINHCL